DNA sequence from the Pedobacter sp. W3I1 genome:
TACTAAAACCTTTCCGTTTAAACCAAAAGCCCTTTCGAAAGGGCCGTTGCTATATTCTCTGCGGCTATACTTTTTAGCTGAATCAGCTTCTTCTTTAGGGTGGTAAGAAATGGTTAATACATCATCTTTGGTAACCACCTTCAAATTCTCTTTAACCAAAGCTGGTGCAAAAAGCTCAATAATAAAGCTGGTTTCTGTTTCTGCTATGTTTACAGGTACTTTTCTAAGGCCCTGGTTAAACATGCCGTGTTTGTGGTGACCGAAAGGACCACCGAAGTGCCTTCCAAATCTTCCCTCTCCTGCGCCGAAGCGACTATGCATCTTGCCCGAATGGCATCTATGTTCGTTGTACATTTTATTTAATTTTAATTGTTATTTATTCTGTTAATTCACTGGCTGAGCCAAGATTAATTGTAAACCGTCTGCTCCTTTTTAGGGATGCCCAATAGCTGTGTAATGATATTTGCATAGGGATAGGATGGCGAGAAAA
Encoded proteins:
- a CDS encoding Hsp20/alpha crystallin family protein translates to MYNEHRCHSGKMHSRFGAGEGRFGRHFGGPFGHHKHGMFNQGLRKVPVNIAETETSFIIELFAPALVKENLKVVTKDDVLTISYHPKEEADSAKKYSRREYSNGPFERAFGLNGKVLVENISAHYGDGILKVTLPKNPETNTPEKDILVD